A stretch of DNA from Deltaproteobacteria bacterium PRO3:
TACGCAGAATTTTTTTAATCAAAAACTTTGGCACTTCAACGCCTGGACTATCGACGCAGCGCAGCGATGGCCCAGGCCGGGTCATCCGTGATGATACCATCGACGCCCGCCTCGATGCACGCGTCTAATTGATGGAAATCATTGATGGTCCACACGAAGACTTTTTGGCCCTTGCGGTGGGTCCGCTCGACGAATTTCTTTTGGATCAGGCCGAAGGAGGGATGGATGGAATAGGGCTTGAGGAATTGCGCCGACCAGCCGCGCCGCAGCGGCAGCGGGGACTTCTCGTAGAGCAAGAGGCCGATGCGGATGGCGGGGTTCAGGGTCTGGAGGCGCGAGAGGATGGTGGGATTGAAAGAGCTCACCACGGCCCGGCGCAGGAGCTTGAACTTGAGGATGGCCTCGGCGACGTCCAGCTCGATGCCGCGGGAGCGAACCTCCATGCCCTTGATCTCGATGTTGATGAGCTCGAGCCCCCGCGCCAGGTCGAGGACCTCGTTCAAGGTCGGGATGCGCTCGCCGCGGTAGGCCTCGCCCTTGAAGCGGCCGAAATCCAGGCGGCGCAACTGCTTGAGGGTCATCTTCTGCAGGTCGCCCGCCTTGCCGCTCAGCTCCTGGGTTTCGCGGTTGTGGGTGACGACGATCTCGCCGGAGCCGCACTTCCAGACGTCGAACTCGATCCCGTCGGCGCCCTGGCGCAGGGCCAGCTCGAAGGCGGCTAGGGTGTTCTCGGGGGCTTGGGCGCTGGCGCCGCGGTGGGCGATGACCAAGGGGAGGCTCATGGCCCTTCCTCCTGCCCTTGCCGGAAAAAGTCCAGCGCCGCGGCGGCATAGAGCGCGGCGGTCTCGCTGCGCAGGACCGTCGCCCCCAGGGAGACCGGCGTGAAGGCGGCGTCGCAAGCCTGAGACTTCTCCTCCGGGCTGAGGCCCCCTTCGGGGCCGACCAGGATCGCCCAAGTCTGGGCGGCGCCGAGGACCTCGCGGAGCGGGGCCGCCCGGCTGCGCTCTTCCAAGAGGAGCTTGCGGCAGGCGGGCTCTTCGCCGCTGAGCTTCAAGAAGGACTTAAGGTCCATCGGCGGGTCGATCCGAGGCGAAGTGATTCTTTCACATTGTTTCAGCGTCTCTTGAGCAATCTTCTCCAAACGACTGATTTTATTGTCGGAAATTTCATCGCTTTTTCCAAAGCGCCCGCGACTGAGCAGCAGGGGGCTCAGGCGCTCGACGCCGAGCTCGGTGGCCTTTTCCACCAGCCATTCGAGACGGCTGAAGCGGATCAGGCCGATGCCGATCCAGAGCGGGAGGCGAGTCTCGGGGAGGGAGGCCAGGCGCTGAAGGATGCGGCCGACGCGGCGGCGGCCCTCGCCCTCGAGGCGGGCCTCGGCTCGGCTGCCGTCCGGGAGACACACCTCGAAGCGGTCCCCCGGCTTGAGGCGCAGGACGCGGCTGAGATGTCGCAGGTCCTCGGGCGCGATCTCGAAGCGCCCCTCGGCATCCGGGGCGTGGCGGACGGGGAATACCGGCATGGCGCTCCTATTTCATCCCCATGCGGAGGGCGCCGTCGAGGCGGATGACCTCCCCGTTGAGCATGGGGTTTTCGACGATATGGCGGGCCAGGGCGGCGAATTCGGCCGGATTACCCAGGCGCTTAGGAAAGGGGACCTGCTCGGCCAAGGACTGGCGCGCGGGCTCGGGGAGCTTGGCGAGCATCGGCGTGTCGAAGATGCCGGGCGCGATGGTGGCGACGCGGATGCCGTAGGCGGCGAGATCGCGGGCCAAGGGCAGGGTGAGCGAGACGATGCCGCCCTTGGAGGCCGCGTAGGCGGTCTGTCCCATCTGGCCGTCGAAGGCGGCGATGGAGGCGGTGTTGATCAGCACGCCGCGCTCGCCGTCGGCGTTGGGGGCGTTTTCGGCCATGAGGGCCGCGGCGAGCCGGCAGACGTTGAAGGTGCCGACCAGGTTGACCTTGAGGGTGAACTCGAAGGTCTGGAGATCGACGGGCTGGCCCTTTTGCAAGGTCTTGAGGGCGAAGGCGATGC
This window harbors:
- a CDS encoding glycerophosphodiester phosphodiesterase gives rise to the protein MSLPLVIAHRGASAQAPENTLAAFELALRQGADGIEFDVWKCGSGEIVVTHNRETQELSGKAGDLQKMTLKQLRRLDFGRFKGEAYRGERIPTLNEVLDLARGLELINIEIKGMEVRSRGIELDVAEAILKFKLLRRAVVSSFNPTILSRLQTLNPAIRIGLLLYEKSPLPLRRGWSAQFLKPYSIHPSFGLIQKKFVERTHRKGQKVFVWTINDFHQLDACIEAGVDGIITDDPAWAIAALRR
- a CDS encoding 16S rRNA (uracil(1498)-N(3))-methyltransferase, with the protein product MPVFPVRHAPDAEGRFEIAPEDLRHLSRVLRLKPGDRFEVCLPDGSRAEARLEGEGRRRVGRILQRLASLPETRLPLWIGIGLIRFSRLEWLVEKATELGVERLSPLLLSRGRFGKSDEISDNKISRLEKIAQETLKQCERITSPRIDPPMDLKSFLKLSGEEPACRKLLLEERSRAAPLREVLGAAQTWAILVGPEGGLSPEEKSQACDAAFTPVSLGATVLRSETAALYAAAALDFFRQGQEEGP
- a CDS encoding 3-hydroxyacyl-CoA dehydrogenase; the encoded protein is MQLNDSVALVTGGASGLGRAVAEAFLQSGAKVVVVDLARDENAASVAQLGERALFAPADVSDEAAVQQALAAAKERFGALHVAVNCAGIAFALKTLQKGQPVDLQTFEFTLKVNLVGTFNVCRLAAALMAENAPNADGERGVLINTASIAAFDGQMGQTAYAASKGGIVSLTLPLARDLAAYGIRVATIAPGIFDTPMLAKLPEPARQSLAEQVPFPKRLGNPAEFAALARHIVENPMLNGEVIRLDGALRMGMK